The Lepidochelys kempii isolate rLepKem1 chromosome 5, rLepKem1.hap2, whole genome shotgun sequence genome window below encodes:
- the ARRDC3 gene encoding arrestin domain-containing protein 3 isoform X5: MVVPKAAIYQTQAFYAKGKMKEVKQLVANLRGESLSSGKTETWNGKQLKIPPVSPSILDCSIIRVEYSLMVYVDIPGAMDLFLNLPLVIGTIPLHPFGSRTSSVSSQCSMNMNWLGLTLPERPEAPPSYAEVVTEEQRQSSLVPIAACDDFERALQGPLFAYIQEFRFLPPPLYSEIDPNPDQPTDDRPSCPSR, from the exons ATGGTGGTGCCAAAGGCAGCCATTTACCAAACACAGGCATTCTATGCCAAAGGAAAAATGAAGGAAGTAAAACAGCTTGTTGCCAACTTGCGTGGGGAATCCCTGTCATCTGGGAAAACAGAGACCTGGAATGGCAAACAGTTGAAAATTCCACCTGTTTCCCCCTCTATCCTTGACTGTAGTATAATCCGTGTAGAATACTCACTAATG GTGTATGTTGATATTCCTGGAGCAATGGATTTATTCCTTAATTTACCACTTGTCATTGGTACTATTCCTCTACACCCATTTGGCAGCAGAACGTCAAGTGTAAGCAGCCAGTGTAGCATGAATATGAACTGGCTTGGTCTGACACTGCCTGAAAGACCTGAAG CACCTCCTAGCTATGCAGAAGTGGTCACAGAGGAGCAAAGGCAGTCCAGCCTTGTACCCATAGCTGCTTGTGATGATTTTGAGAGGGCACTTCAAGGACCATTATTTGCATATATCCAGGAGTTTCGTTTTCTGCCTCCACCTCTCTATTCAGAG ATTGATCCAAACCCAGATCAGCCCACAGATGATAGACCATCTTGTCCCTCTCGTTGA